In Dyadobacter sp. NIV53, a single window of DNA contains:
- a CDS encoding alpha-L-fucosidase gives MHFTPTTFENKEWGYGDADPKSFNPSDFNAEQIILAAKAGGLKGIVFVAKHHDGFALWPTKTTEYNISKSPFRDGKGDMVKEVADAARKHGLKFGVYCSPWDRNNAKYGTPEYLAIYREQLKELYTNYGPLFMSWHDGANGGDGYYGGAKEKRSIDNTTYYQWDSTWTNLTRKLQPTANIFSDIGWDVRWVGNEDGEAAETSWATLTPVPSERTECRSSGTGKCR, from the coding sequence ATGCATTTTACGCCTACAACATTTGAAAATAAAGAATGGGGATACGGTGACGCTGATCCAAAATCATTCAATCCCTCAGATTTTAATGCGGAACAAATAATCCTGGCTGCAAAAGCGGGCGGTTTAAAAGGTATCGTTTTTGTCGCTAAACACCATGATGGATTTGCGTTGTGGCCCACAAAAACTACGGAATACAATATTTCAAAAAGCCCTTTCCGCGACGGTAAAGGAGATATGGTGAAAGAAGTAGCTGATGCGGCGCGGAAACATGGACTTAAATTTGGCGTTTACTGTTCTCCCTGGGACCGGAATAATGCCAAATATGGAACGCCGGAATACCTGGCTATTTATCGTGAACAGCTTAAAGAATTGTATACCAACTACGGCCCGCTGTTTATGTCCTGGCATGATGGTGCGAATGGCGGTGACGGATATTATGGTGGTGCGAAAGAAAAACGGTCGATCGACAATACAACTTATTACCAGTGGGATTCGACCTGGACAAACCTGACACGTAAATTACAGCCAACGGCTAATATTTTCAGTGATATTGGATGGGATGTGCGCTGGGTAGGAAATGAAGACGGAGAAGCTGCGGAAACTTCATGGGCAACTTTGACTCCGGTTCCTTCTGAAAGGACAGAATGTCGCAGTTCCGGGACAGGCAAATGCAGATGA
- the fic gene encoding protein adenylyltransferase Fic, whose translation MKDIDKNSLKKAYRLFETGDIDKIKVGKTKGLQQIHKYFFDGLYDFAGKIRSKNISKGGFRFGNALYLNEILAKIEQMPEQTFDEIIAKYVEMNIAHPFMEGNGRTMQIWLDMLLKAKLKKLVNWQFADKLLYLEAMERSPVNDLELRTLLSVNLTNEIDNQEIIFKGIEQSYYYEGYKKEDDDKI comes from the coding sequence ATGAAGGACATAGATAAAAACAGCCTCAAAAAAGCTTACCGCCTATTTGAAACAGGAGATATTGACAAAATTAAAGTTGGTAAAACGAAAGGTCTGCAACAAATACACAAATACTTCTTTGACGGTTTGTATGATTTTGCTGGCAAAATACGCAGTAAAAACATATCAAAAGGGGGTTTTAGATTTGGCAATGCATTGTATTTAAATGAGATACTGGCAAAGATCGAACAAATGCCTGAGCAAACTTTTGACGAGATCATTGCCAAATATGTTGAAATGAATATTGCTCATCCGTTTATGGAAGGTAACGGAAGAACTATGCAGATATGGCTGGATATGTTGTTGAAAGCGAAACTGAAAAAACTCGTAAACTGGCAATTCGCAGACAAATTGCTCTATTTAGAGGCGATGGAAAGAAGCCCCGTCAACGATCTGGAATTGAGAACACTGCTGTCCGTGAATTTAACCAATGAGATAGACAATCAGGAAATCATCTTTAAGGGAATAGAACAATCCTACTATTATGAAGGCTATAAAAAAGAAGATGATGACAAAATTTAA
- a CDS encoding alpha-L-fucosidase, producing MKFYTIILSVASIFLVHTLSAQQHSEQDHSKYIAPTDPLVQQKLSKWQDVKFGLLMHWGTYSQWGVVESWSLCPEDEGWCERKGPHSHDWYEYKKAYEDISKTFNPVKFNPDRWAQAAKNAGMKYVVFTTKHHDGFAMFDSKYTDYKITNTPFKTNPKSNVTKEVLSAFRNQGFMTGTYFSKPDWNTASYWWKYFPPKDRNVSYDPKKYPDQWNKFKDFTYNQIEELMSDYGSVDILWLDGGWIRPKSTIDPNISWQKSIPYDQDIDMARIAKMARSHQPGLLVVDRTVTGEFENYVTPEQQIPDHYMSIPWESCMTMGDSWSYIPKENFKSTTKLVHTLIDIVAKGGNLLLNVAPGPDGEWHEEAYQRLEEMGKWMNINSIGIYETKPLAPYRQGKWAYTKKGNTTYAFYLAEAGETIPASLKPEGLSIPATAKITLAGSKKVLKLKDGSVQIPAKTIAEIGQQPAYLFVIE from the coding sequence ATGAAATTTTATACAATCATTCTTTCTGTTGCCAGTATTTTCCTGGTTCATACATTATCTGCTCAGCAGCATTCTGAGCAGGATCACTCCAAATACATTGCACCAACCGATCCGCTTGTTCAGCAAAAACTAAGCAAATGGCAGGATGTCAAGTTTGGATTATTAATGCATTGGGGAACTTACAGCCAGTGGGGAGTGGTGGAATCCTGGTCACTTTGCCCGGAAGATGAAGGCTGGTGTGAACGAAAAGGGCCTCATTCACATGATTGGTATGAATACAAAAAAGCGTATGAAGATATTTCTAAAACCTTTAACCCTGTCAAATTTAATCCGGACAGATGGGCTCAGGCTGCTAAAAACGCGGGTATGAAATATGTGGTTTTTACGACCAAACATCATGACGGTTTTGCCATGTTTGACTCAAAATATACGGATTACAAGATCACAAACACGCCGTTTAAAACGAATCCTAAAAGCAATGTGACGAAGGAAGTTTTGTCTGCATTTCGCAACCAGGGTTTTATGACGGGCACTTATTTCTCCAAACCTGACTGGAATACGGCATCTTACTGGTGGAAATATTTCCCGCCGAAGGATAGAAACGTTTCTTATGATCCAAAGAAATATCCGGACCAATGGAACAAGTTCAAGGATTTTACTTACAATCAGATCGAAGAATTAATGTCAGATTATGGCTCTGTTGATATTCTTTGGCTGGATGGCGGATGGATTCGTCCAAAAAGCACCATTGACCCGAATATCAGCTGGCAAAAAAGTATCCCGTACGATCAGGATATTGATATGGCCCGCATTGCAAAAATGGCAAGATCACATCAGCCCGGTTTGCTGGTTGTTGACCGTACTGTTACCGGTGAATTTGAGAACTATGTAACGCCCGAACAGCAGATTCCGGATCATTACATGTCGATTCCCTGGGAGTCCTGCATGACTATGGGAGATTCATGGTCGTATATTCCAAAAGAAAACTTTAAATCCACAACCAAGCTGGTTCATACCCTGATTGATATTGTCGCAAAAGGAGGCAATTTGTTATTGAACGTTGCACCCGGACCAGATGGAGAATGGCATGAAGAAGCCTATCAGCGTCTTGAAGAAATGGGTAAATGGATGAATATAAACAGCATCGGAATTTACGAAACAAAACCACTAGCGCCATACAGACAAGGAAAATGGGCGTATACCAAAAAGGGAAATACAACTTATGCTTTCTATCTGGCGGAAGCTGGCGAAACAATTCCTGCAAGCCTGAAACCGGAAGGACTTTCTATTCCTGCAACGGCTAAAATCACTTTGGCCGGTAGTAAAAAAGTATTAAAACTAAAAGATGGCTCGGTTCAGATCCCTGCTAAAACAATTGCTGAAATCGGGCAGCAGCCAGCTTATTTGTTTGTGATTGAATAG
- a CDS encoding sterol desaturase family protein, with amino-acid sequence MQTIINYFEHIPSAHRSAILIGGILFFWLIEGAWPLFRFPYNKWRHAGTNIFFTLTTILVNFPLAFILVKSSDWAVQSGFGIVQWLSPMPLWARAIAGLLLLDLIGAWLAHWTQHKTKWMWRFHIIHHADQHVDTTTANRHHPGESLIRFMFTTAAILIAGAPMWLVFLYQSLSVILSQFNHANIILPKWLDNVLSLVMVTPNMHHIHHHYVQPYTDSNYGNIFSIWDRIFGTFMWIEQKEIVYGIDTHPEPHEHSQIGNLLKIPFQKYRSAVDVKKND; translated from the coding sequence ATGCAGACCATTATCAACTATTTCGAACACATACCTTCCGCTCACCGTAGTGCGATACTAATAGGGGGCATTCTGTTTTTCTGGCTCATTGAAGGCGCATGGCCATTATTCCGCTTTCCATACAATAAATGGAGGCACGCCGGAACCAATATCTTTTTTACATTAACAACCATTCTGGTAAACTTTCCTCTTGCTTTTATACTCGTAAAATCCAGCGACTGGGCTGTGCAATCTGGTTTTGGGATCGTACAATGGTTATCACCAATGCCTTTGTGGGCACGGGCAATTGCGGGATTATTATTACTGGATCTGATAGGGGCGTGGCTGGCACACTGGACCCAGCATAAAACAAAGTGGATGTGGCGTTTTCACATTATCCATCATGCCGACCAGCACGTAGATACTACAACTGCCAACCGGCATCATCCCGGCGAAAGCCTGATCAGGTTTATGTTTACAACCGCTGCTATTCTGATTGCTGGCGCGCCCATGTGGCTGGTATTTTTATACCAATCGTTATCGGTTATTTTGTCCCAATTCAATCATGCTAATATCATCCTTCCAAAATGGCTGGATAATGTGCTGAGTCTGGTTATGGTTACGCCCAACATGCACCATATTCATCATCATTATGTACAACCCTACACGGACTCAAATTACGGGAATATATTTTCTATCTGGGACAGGATTTTTGGCACTTTCATGTGGATTGAACAAAAGGAAATTGTCTATGGAATTGACACACATCCTGAACCGCATGAACACAGCCAGATTGGTAACCTGCTTAAAATACCGTTTCAAAAATACCGTTCTGCTGTTGACGTTAAAAAAAATGATTGA
- a CDS encoding ATP-binding cassette domain-containing protein: MVLEVRNVQQRYGSLEILNISSWQIDYGIFWIQGENGAGKSTLFRTLSGMLPYNGEIILDGKFDLKKNPVDYRLCLNLGEAEPLYPSFLTPADLIAFVAEAKNSPAGQAEMLIDALGINYLKNPFGSCSSGMVKKVSLAIAFLGTPSVIILDEPLITIDHEARTSLFALIKTYYVNGVTFLLSSHQAFRQEGLEITGSYALKEKSLHRITSV; the protein is encoded by the coding sequence ATGGTACTGGAAGTCCGTAATGTGCAGCAGCGATATGGCTCGCTGGAAATTCTGAATATAAGTTCATGGCAAATAGATTACGGGATATTCTGGATTCAAGGAGAAAACGGAGCGGGCAAATCAACGCTGTTCCGGACATTATCGGGCATGCTGCCTTACAATGGCGAAATAATTCTGGATGGGAAGTTCGACCTTAAAAAGAACCCGGTTGATTACCGGTTATGTTTAAATCTGGGAGAAGCGGAACCATTATATCCTTCCTTTCTTACTCCGGCAGATTTGATTGCATTTGTTGCAGAAGCAAAAAATAGCCCGGCCGGACAGGCAGAAATGTTAATTGATGCGTTGGGAATCAATTATTTAAAAAATCCTTTTGGAAGCTGTTCCAGTGGAATGGTAAAAAAGGTATCATTGGCAATCGCTTTTCTTGGAACTCCTTCGGTTATTATTCTCGACGAACCACTGATAACCATTGACCATGAAGCGAGAACATCACTTTTTGCATTGATAAAAACGTATTATGTCAATGGGGTAACGTTCCTGCTTTCCTCTCATCAGGCATTCCGGCAGGAAGGACTTGAAATAACCGGCAGTTATGCGTTGAAAGAAAAATCACTTCACCGCATAACTTCCGTATGA
- a CDS encoding TSUP family transporter, translating to MKEADDFKPSSDSSESTDWESIHIAYIASGDPEEDRRLATLARERGQIVYLRDLPEESDSLFNKVPVKSGLKTSQPQKEHKTPLTWETVQQKIWAATLRKRTRTEIFVNIFSAIALMIVGHLLFKFITYDRLSILWNELELNESFFYYVLGGFIAQMIDGALGMAYGVTSATFLLTLGVPPSAVSASVHTSEIFTSGVSGYMHLKFGNVNSKLFKKILFPGVAGAILGAYLLSSLEKYIYIIKPLVAVYTLILGILIIQKALKKRIEKRPIKKIGWLALAGGTLDSIGGGGWGPIVTSTLIARGRHPKYTIGSVNLAEFFVSLASSVTFISIIGFSHWQVVLGLILGGMVAAPIAANLSRRLPIKTMMIMVGTIVIIVSMRIIYMVLF from the coding sequence TTGAAGGAAGCAGACGATTTTAAACCCTCATCGGACAGCAGCGAATCAACGGACTGGGAATCTATCCATATAGCATATATTGCAAGTGGTGACCCTGAAGAAGACCGGCGTTTAGCGACCCTTGCAAGAGAAAGAGGGCAAATCGTTTATTTAAGAGATTTACCAGAAGAATCTGACAGTCTGTTTAATAAGGTTCCTGTAAAATCCGGTTTAAAAACCAGTCAACCGCAGAAAGAGCATAAAACACCGCTCACCTGGGAAACGGTTCAGCAGAAAATATGGGCTGCAACCTTACGCAAACGAACCCGTACCGAAATATTTGTAAATATTTTCTCGGCAATCGCCTTAATGATTGTTGGTCATTTGCTATTTAAATTCATTACATACGACCGGCTTTCCATCCTTTGGAATGAACTGGAATTAAATGAAAGCTTCTTTTATTATGTGTTGGGCGGCTTTATAGCACAAATGATTGATGGTGCACTTGGAATGGCTTATGGCGTTACATCTGCAACTTTTCTGCTTACACTCGGCGTTCCCCCTTCTGCTGTAAGTGCGAGTGTGCATACTTCCGAAATTTTTACCAGTGGTGTTTCAGGTTACATGCACCTCAAATTTGGCAATGTTAATAGTAAATTATTCAAGAAAATACTTTTTCCCGGTGTAGCAGGTGCCATTCTGGGTGCTTATCTCTTGTCTTCGCTGGAAAAATACATCTATATCATCAAGCCTCTTGTTGCAGTTTATACTTTAATACTGGGAATTCTTATTATTCAAAAAGCGTTGAAGAAACGTATTGAAAAACGGCCAATTAAAAAAATAGGATGGCTTGCATTGGCTGGCGGAACGCTTGATTCTATTGGAGGAGGTGGTTGGGGTCCAATCGTAACATCAACATTAATTGCCAGAGGACGTCACCCTAAATACACCATTGGTTCTGTCAATCTGGCTGAGTTTTTTGTTTCATTGGCAAGTTCGGTTACGTTTATCAGTATAATTGGATTCTCTCACTGGCAGGTAGTATTAGGATTGATTTTGGGCGGAATGGTTGCTGCTCCTATTGCAGCGAATTTGTCAAGAAGATTACCGATAAAAACAATGATGATTATGGTTGGAACGATTGTGATCATCGTAAGTATGAGGATCATATATATGGTGCTTTTTTAG
- a CDS encoding PLP-dependent aspartate aminotransferase family protein — translation MKKQTKAIRTQSKKTHYREHSTPLFLTSSFTFESAEQGKALFEETEDGNIYSRFSNPSVQEFVDKVCLLEDCEDGVATATGMAAVFASMAALLKSGDHILACRALFGSAHQIITQIISKWGITYTYLDADASEAEWEAAVMPNTRMIYLETPSNPGLDLVDLEMIGRICKKHKLIFNVDNCFASPALQNPVDFGADLVVHSATKFMDGQGRVLGGIVVGKKEYIKELRFFCRQTGPSMSPFNAWVLSKSLETLNLRMEKHSSNALALATALESHPEVKMVKYPFLPSHPQHELAKRQMSAGGAIVTIDLEGGFERVAAFMDALEIASLSSNLGDTRTIVTNPYTTTHAKLKADEKLALGITEGLIRISVGLEDIEDLIEDFNNAVEVSVKSDILE, via the coding sequence ATGAAAAAGCAAACAAAAGCAATACGTACCCAGTCTAAAAAGACACATTATCGTGAGCATTCCACTCCTTTGTTCCTGACAAGCAGTTTTACTTTCGAGAGTGCGGAACAAGGTAAAGCACTTTTTGAAGAAACAGAAGACGGCAATATTTACAGCCGTTTTTCAAATCCGAGTGTACAGGAATTTGTGGACAAAGTTTGTCTGCTGGAAGATTGTGAAGATGGTGTAGCAACTGCTACGGGTATGGCAGCGGTGTTTGCAAGTATGGCTGCTTTGTTAAAAAGCGGTGATCATATTCTCGCCTGTCGTGCATTGTTTGGTTCAGCGCATCAGATCATTACACAGATTATCAGTAAGTGGGGAATTACATATACTTACCTTGATGCGGACGCAAGTGAAGCAGAATGGGAAGCAGCTGTAATGCCAAACACCAGAATGATCTATCTGGAAACACCCTCAAATCCAGGTTTGGATCTGGTTGACCTGGAAATGATTGGCAGGATTTGCAAAAAGCATAAACTGATATTTAACGTAGACAATTGCTTTGCTTCGCCAGCTTTACAAAATCCGGTAGATTTCGGTGCCGATCTGGTTGTTCATTCTGCTACCAAATTTATGGATGGACAGGGTCGTGTATTGGGCGGTATTGTAGTTGGGAAAAAAGAATATATTAAAGAATTACGCTTTTTCTGTCGCCAGACCGGACCATCTATGTCTCCGTTTAATGCGTGGGTATTAAGTAAAAGCCTGGAAACATTGAATCTGAGAATGGAAAAACATTCTTCCAACGCACTGGCTCTGGCAACTGCTTTGGAAAGTCATCCGGAAGTTAAAATGGTAAAATATCCGTTTCTTCCATCCCATCCTCAGCATGAATTAGCTAAAAGGCAAATGAGTGCTGGTGGTGCTATTGTAACAATTGATCTTGAAGGAGGTTTTGAACGTGTTGCGGCATTTATGGATGCTTTGGAGATTGCATCGCTCTCTTCAAATTTAGGAGATACCAGAACAATCGTTACAAATCCTTATACGACCACGCATGCCAAATTGAAAGCTGATGAAAAACTAGCTTTGGGAATTACCGAAGGATTGATCCGTATTTCAGTTGGGCTGGAAGACATTGAAGACCTGATCGAAGATTTCAACAATGCAGTAGAGGTGTCGGTAAAAAGTGATATATTGGAGTAA
- a CDS encoding UPF0175 family protein, which produces MKTLTINLPESVESEEFELKMIFAGQLYERGKVTLGQAADIVGINKRTFIEIMGRFGFSIFGDSVEDLKSDIANA; this is translated from the coding sequence ATGAAAACGCTAACAATTAATTTGCCAGAATCTGTCGAATCGGAAGAATTCGAGTTAAAAATGATTTTTGCAGGGCAACTTTACGAACGTGGCAAAGTCACTCTTGGGCAAGCTGCTGATATAGTGGGAATTAATAAGCGCACTTTTATAGAAATTATGGGTCGGTTTGGATTTTCAATATTTGGAGATTCAGTTGAAGACTTAAAAAGTGACATAGCCAATGCCTGA
- a CDS encoding DUF3368 domain-containing protein, translating into MPESLVIADTSCLILLSKIDELKILKANYERIIITPEIAKEFDQEIPGWIEVLEVKNKGLQLILEDSLDLGESTAIALSFEIENSTVILDDLKARKIATKLGIKITGTIGVIVNAKLKGTTPSAKAILNKILNTDFRINLNTIDEAIRQAGESP; encoded by the coding sequence ATGCCTGAAAGTTTGGTTATTGCTGATACCAGTTGCCTGATTCTTTTGAGCAAAATAGATGAGTTAAAAATTCTCAAAGCCAATTATGAAAGAATAATAATCACCCCGGAAATTGCAAAAGAATTTGATCAGGAAATACCGGGTTGGATTGAAGTTTTAGAAGTTAAAAACAAGGGTTTACAATTGATATTAGAAGATTCATTGGATTTAGGCGAGTCGACAGCAATTGCTTTATCTTTTGAAATTGAAAATTCTACCGTAATTCTAGATGATCTTAAAGCAAGGAAAATAGCTACCAAGCTAGGAATAAAGATTACAGGCACAATCGGTGTTATTGTAAATGCAAAACTAAAAGGTACAACACCATCTGCCAAGGCAATATTAAATAAGATTTTAAATACTGATTTCCGAATCAATTTGAACACAATCGATGAAGCAATCAGACAAGCAGGCGAATCACCATGA
- a CDS encoding phosphoadenylyl-sulfate reductase has protein sequence MNTNTSSLHAAIEGKSETESLAILADLFPGEVVFSTSLGYEDQVITDFILKNNLNITIFTLDTGRMFNETYMTLQKTNNRYDSKIKVYYPQTDSVETLMSSKGPLSFYDSVENRKECCFIRKVEPLNRALKGAKIWVTGIRAEQSGNRQSMSKLEVDEAHDLIKFHPILDWSFEEVKNYVKSNGIPYNPLHDKGFVSIGCAPCTRAIQEGEDFRAGRWWWEDESKKECGLHAK, from the coding sequence ATGAATACAAACACATCCTCTCTGCACGCAGCCATTGAAGGCAAAAGTGAAACCGAATCACTGGCTATTCTGGCTGATCTTTTTCCAGGTGAAGTCGTATTTTCGACAAGCTTGGGTTATGAAGATCAGGTTATTACGGACTTCATTTTAAAGAATAATCTGAATATTACCATCTTTACCCTTGATACTGGCAGGATGTTCAATGAAACGTACATGACGCTGCAAAAAACGAACAACCGTTACGATTCAAAAATAAAGGTCTATTATCCTCAAACGGATTCAGTAGAAACATTAATGAGCTCAAAAGGGCCATTGAGTTTTTATGATTCAGTAGAAAACAGAAAAGAGTGCTGCTTTATCCGTAAAGTGGAACCTTTAAACCGTGCTTTGAAAGGAGCAAAAATATGGGTGACGGGTATCCGGGCAGAACAGTCGGGAAACCGTCAGTCAATGAGTAAGCTGGAAGTTGACGAAGCGCACGACCTGATTAAATTCCACCCAATTCTTGACTGGTCATTTGAAGAAGTAAAAAATTATGTGAAGTCTAACGGAATACCTTACAACCCACTTCATGACAAAGGTTTTGTGAGCATCGGCTGTGCGCCATGTACACGTGCAATTCAGGAAGGCGAGGATTTCCGTGCCGGACGCTGGTGGTGGGAAGATGAATCAAAAAAGGAATGCGGATTACATGCGAAATAA
- the cysD gene encoding sulfate adenylyltransferase subunit CysD, which translates to MSDISDQEADERRKTPDYLDQLEAEAIYIMREVAGQFERPALLFSGGKDSITLVRLAQKAFAPGKIPFPLVHVDTGHNFIEAINYRDELAEKIGAKLVVRYVEDTIKAKGLKEQTGKNASRNWLQTFTLLDTIEEFEFDACIGGARRDEEKARAKERIFSFRDEFGQWDPKRQRPELWNLFNGRIHKGENVRVFPISNWTELDVWAYLKREKITLPSIYFAHERELILRDGKLLNNTPVIEKDENDQIVTRQVRFRTVGDMTCTAAVESSAATLDEVIAEISISRISERGETRIDDQQTEAAMEDRKKGGYF; encoded by the coding sequence ATGTCCGATATCAGCGATCAGGAAGCAGATGAAAGACGTAAAACGCCCGATTATCTGGATCAGTTAGAAGCAGAGGCAATTTACATTATGCGTGAAGTGGCTGGTCAGTTTGAGCGTCCGGCATTGTTATTTTCCGGTGGAAAAGATTCTATAACATTGGTTCGCCTTGCTCAGAAAGCATTTGCGCCAGGAAAAATACCATTCCCGCTTGTTCATGTAGATACAGGACATAATTTTATTGAAGCTATTAATTATCGTGACGAACTGGCTGAAAAAATTGGTGCAAAACTCGTTGTCAGATATGTGGAAGATACGATTAAAGCAAAAGGCCTGAAAGAACAAACAGGTAAAAATGCAAGTCGTAACTGGCTGCAGACTTTTACTTTGCTTGATACGATTGAGGAGTTTGAATTTGATGCATGTATTGGAGGTGCACGTCGTGACGAAGAGAAAGCACGTGCAAAAGAAAGAATTTTCTCATTTCGCGATGAGTTTGGGCAATGGGATCCAAAACGTCAGCGCCCTGAGCTTTGGAATCTTTTTAACGGCCGTATCCATAAAGGTGAAAATGTACGTGTTTTTCCTATTTCAAACTGGACTGAACTGGATGTCTGGGCTTATTTGAAAAGAGAAAAAATTACGCTTCCCTCTATTTATTTCGCCCATGAACGTGAGTTGATCCTGAGAGACGGAAAGCTGTTAAATAACACTCCTGTTATTGAAAAAGACGAAAACGATCAGATTGTAACCCGTCAGGTACGTTTCCGTACAGTAGGTGACATGACTTGTACTGCTGCTGTTGAATCAAGTGCTGCTACTTTGGATGAAGTAATTGCTGAAATTTCTATTTCAAGGATCAGCGAACGTGGAGAAACCCGTATCGACGACCAGCAAACCGAAGCAGCTATGGAAGACCGAAAAAAGGGCGGATATTTTTAA
- a CDS encoding sulfate adenylyltransferase subunit 1, protein MDLLRFITAGSVDDGKSTLIGRLLYDTKNILADQMDAIERASKSRNDGEIDLALLTDGLRSEREQGITIDVAYKYFQTPSRKFISIDAPGHIQYTRNMVTGASNADLAVILVDARHGVVEQTRRHSLIASMLGIPHVVVAINKMDLIGNSEEGFLAIEKSYKELAEKLNIKDLTIIPVSALNGDNIVDRSQNMTWYKGETLLSVLETVNVLKDQNQDDGRFAVQYVIRPQTEELHDYRGYAGRIQSGTFKKGDAVKVLPSETESRIAKIEFGGNEIEEASVLESVTILLEDDIDISRGDMIVSLNNSPVVSQDLEVIICWMDDKKTLKAGNKYILQHGTSRSRCSVRDIEYQIDINSYEKLDDVDNLKLNDVARIVLRTAQPVAYDHYQTNRANGAAILIDETSNVTVGACMIE, encoded by the coding sequence GTGGATTTACTAAGATTTATAACAGCCGGTTCAGTAGACGATGGAAAAAGCACACTGATCGGACGTTTGCTTTACGATACAAAAAATATATTGGCTGATCAGATGGATGCCATTGAACGCGCGAGCAAAAGCCGTAACGATGGTGAAATTGATTTGGCATTGCTTACTGATGGCCTTCGTTCTGAACGTGAGCAGGGAATTACGATTGATGTCGCCTACAAATATTTCCAGACACCAAGCCGTAAATTTATCAGTATTGATGCACCCGGGCATATCCAGTATACCAGAAATATGGTTACAGGAGCTTCCAATGCAGATTTAGCTGTTATCCTTGTTGACGCACGTCATGGTGTAGTAGAGCAAACACGCCGCCATTCTCTGATCGCTTCCATGTTGGGAATTCCTCATGTGGTCGTGGCGATTAATAAAATGGATTTGATCGGCAATTCAGAAGAAGGATTTCTGGCAATTGAAAAATCCTACAAAGAACTGGCTGAGAAACTGAATATTAAGGATCTGACTATTATACCGGTAAGCGCATTAAACGGGGATAATATCGTTGATAGATCACAAAATATGACCTGGTATAAAGGCGAAACCTTACTTTCTGTATTAGAAACTGTTAATGTACTGAAAGACCAGAATCAGGACGACGGCCGTTTTGCAGTTCAATATGTAATTCGCCCACAAACTGAGGAACTACATGATTACAGAGGATATGCAGGGCGAATTCAGAGTGGAACATTCAAAAAAGGTGATGCTGTTAAGGTTTTGCCTTCTGAAACAGAATCCAGGATCGCTAAAATTGAATTTGGCGGAAACGAAATTGAGGAAGCTTCTGTTTTAGAGTCTGTGACGATATTACTTGAAGATGATATTGACATCAGCCGTGGAGATATGATCGTTTCTTTGAACAATTCTCCGGTTGTAAGCCAGGATCTGGAAGTGATTATTTGCTGGATGGATGATAAAAAAACACTCAAGGCAGGAAATAAATATATTCTTCAGCATGGCACTTCGAGATCAAGATGTTCGGTAAGAGATATTGAATATCAGATAGATATCAATTCCTACGAAAAATTGGATGACGTTGATAACCTGAAACTAAATGATGTAGCGCGAATCGTATTGCGTACGGCCCAGCCAGTCGCTTATGATCATTATCAGACAAACAGGGCAAACGGTGCTGCTATCCTGATAGATGAAACATCCAATGTTACCGTTGGAGCCTGCATGATAGAATAA